Proteins co-encoded in one Diaminobutyricimonas sp. LJ205 genomic window:
- a CDS encoding HNH endonuclease, whose translation MYTFEQERALREAIFKWLDDRQLGGQYEFERDELANFTINGVRLPLIDRGRGIRNPRDFSSTLSIMTSLNGPYADQLDTAAFVRYAYRSGDSSDNVKLRRAFDQQDPLIYFEAVRSGVYVAHYPVYVAADDPSARVFTITMDESLRFFGDPAAMTFDQRAYAERTVKARLHQPAFRAKVMHAYRDSCAVCSLRHVELLDAAHIVPDAAHDGFARVTNGLSLCKIHHAAYDRNLLGITPDYVVKIDGVLLDEVDGPMLRHGLQDMHGRPLVLPARPGDRPSKEALAYRFEQFGA comes from the coding sequence ATGTACACCTTCGAGCAGGAGCGAGCCCTGCGCGAAGCGATCTTCAAGTGGCTTGACGACCGCCAGCTCGGCGGGCAGTACGAGTTCGAACGGGATGAGCTCGCCAACTTCACTATCAACGGCGTACGGCTTCCCTTGATCGACCGCGGCCGCGGCATCCGGAATCCGCGCGATTTCAGTTCTACGCTTAGCATCATGACGAGCCTGAACGGGCCGTATGCCGACCAGCTCGACACCGCCGCGTTCGTTCGATATGCATACAGGTCAGGCGATAGCAGCGACAACGTCAAGCTCCGCCGGGCGTTTGATCAACAGGACCCTCTGATCTATTTCGAAGCCGTGCGGAGCGGTGTGTACGTCGCCCACTATCCCGTGTACGTAGCCGCTGACGACCCAAGTGCGCGCGTATTCACGATCACCATGGACGAGTCCTTGCGATTCTTCGGTGATCCGGCCGCAATGACCTTCGATCAGCGGGCCTACGCCGAGCGCACGGTAAAGGCTCGTCTGCATCAGCCGGCTTTCCGCGCGAAGGTGATGCACGCGTATCGCGACAGCTGTGCGGTGTGCTCGCTCAGGCATGTGGAACTGCTTGATGCGGCCCACATCGTTCCGGATGCGGCGCATGACGGCTTTGCACGCGTGACGAACGGGCTGTCTTTGTGCAAGATCCACCACGCGGCGTATGACCGGAACCTCTTGGGAATCACGCCGGATTATGTGGTGAAGATTGACGGAGTGCTTCTCGACGAGGTCGACGGGCCAATGCTTCGCCATGGGCTTCAGGACATGCATGGGCGTCCACTCGTGCTGCCAGCGCGGCCAGGCGACCGTCCGTCCAAGGAAGCATTGGCCTATCGATTCGAGCAGTTCGGCGCGTAG
- the drmD gene encoding DISARM system SNF2-like helicase DrmD — protein MTFELDEARTEASTTEVPEIGQLASVRGAKWIVTDVSQQALQRSSADDGTPELQHAVSLQSIEEEHYGRELTVVWELEPGRGVILEQGLPVTIDPARIDDPTTFAAYVDALRWGALTSADARTLQAPFRSSATVEAYQLEPLRRALESPRANLLLADDVGLGKTIEAGLVVQELLLRHRARSVIIVCPAGLTIKWQEEMRDKFGLTFEVINSNTMRDFRRKFGVHANPFVVFPRVIVSMSWLPSPRAERLLRDVYARADDKRVADRYAFDVVIVDEAHHVAPATPSRNGNDTSRYAVDSQRTVAVRELARRCEHRLFLSATPHNGYTESFTALMEMVDPQRFARGADLDVKALQQVAVRRLKKDLPEKGFKLREVQAMLFQPSDDESEAYDRLIAFTTRRNKAVQAEKGKRAADLATLILKKRFFSSPTAFATTAATYLETRLRGDDEVELPDYDEVLGDEASDEEEGRAEQPELEALRTAKRAQVPLTDEDVADLEWLIDWGSRYASLPDTKLQALIDLIRAQLLTPDGTWLNERLVIFTEYVSTLNWIRDVLEAFELGGDRLSVIEGSTDADERELIRVRFTEDPSKDPVRILIGTDAAGEGIDLQTHCHRLVSFDIPFNPNRLEQRIGRIDRYGQTERPQIYHPDPRDKSSAASNYARDTDYLARVARKISRVQEDLGSAGEIIDPDIQRDLGYGNMPSRPKPVKGTTEYAMQTMLQGEHTLGRELTTLADRLEGSRDRLHLHDRNLRRVLETGLRVSGQPSLISVVDEKEQAELHATPSGLDRTWTPGLEGLRTRLRPDVARPITFDGEAAKNRTDIVYAHLGHPLIQRAARELRGQIWTRSNHIHGVSAVVVDGLEQSFVAGVARLVVVGDGGTRLHEEVFLAGTRLSRRQELGVEKAEDLLVSALDAEKLSAPAPAVIEELADLWNTDGVADGGVRQRVADAVASRADKLRSGIEQDLDKRKTADLDRVDEVFARFREILTATLASAEAHKREIEQMLFHEEQQQREKDLQNIRRRLDALADEQRDERDAVARRYANLQPHTFVAAVVFALSPADAEKLGEHRGN, from the coding sequence GTGACGTTTGAGCTTGATGAAGCGCGCACCGAGGCGTCCACGACAGAGGTGCCGGAGATCGGCCAACTCGCGAGCGTCCGCGGCGCGAAGTGGATCGTCACTGACGTCTCACAACAGGCACTCCAACGCTCCAGCGCCGACGACGGCACACCTGAGCTTCAGCATGCGGTGTCGCTGCAGTCCATCGAAGAAGAGCATTACGGCCGCGAACTCACCGTGGTGTGGGAACTCGAGCCCGGCCGCGGCGTCATCCTCGAACAGGGACTTCCCGTCACAATCGATCCGGCCCGGATCGACGACCCCACGACGTTCGCCGCGTACGTCGACGCCCTTCGCTGGGGCGCGCTGACTTCAGCTGACGCTCGCACGCTGCAGGCACCGTTCCGCAGCAGCGCGACCGTCGAGGCCTACCAACTCGAACCGCTCCGTCGTGCGCTGGAGTCCCCGCGCGCCAACCTCCTCCTCGCCGACGACGTCGGCCTGGGCAAGACGATCGAAGCCGGCCTCGTGGTGCAGGAATTGCTGCTCCGGCACCGCGCCCGCTCGGTGATCATCGTCTGTCCGGCGGGCCTGACCATCAAGTGGCAGGAGGAGATGCGCGACAAGTTCGGGCTCACGTTCGAAGTGATCAACTCGAACACCATGCGCGACTTCCGTCGGAAGTTCGGGGTGCACGCCAACCCGTTCGTTGTCTTCCCCCGTGTCATCGTCTCGATGTCCTGGCTGCCGTCGCCGCGCGCTGAGCGTCTATTGCGCGACGTATACGCTCGCGCCGACGACAAGCGGGTCGCCGATCGCTACGCTTTCGACGTGGTCATCGTCGACGAAGCGCACCACGTCGCCCCCGCCACACCGTCACGCAATGGCAACGACACCAGCCGGTATGCAGTCGACAGCCAGCGAACCGTCGCCGTGCGCGAGCTCGCAAGGCGATGTGAACACCGCCTTTTCCTTAGCGCCACCCCTCACAACGGCTACACCGAGTCATTTACCGCGCTCATGGAGATGGTCGACCCGCAGCGATTCGCCCGTGGCGCAGACCTTGACGTGAAGGCCCTCCAGCAGGTCGCCGTGCGGCGGCTGAAGAAGGACCTACCGGAGAAGGGCTTCAAACTGCGCGAAGTGCAGGCGATGCTCTTCCAGCCGAGTGACGATGAGTCAGAAGCGTATGACCGGCTGATCGCGTTCACGACGCGACGCAACAAGGCCGTGCAGGCAGAGAAGGGCAAGCGCGCCGCCGACCTGGCGACGCTCATCCTCAAGAAGCGCTTCTTCTCCTCGCCGACCGCATTCGCCACCACCGCGGCCACCTACCTGGAGACCAGGCTTCGCGGTGACGACGAAGTCGAGTTGCCTGACTACGACGAGGTGCTCGGCGACGAAGCATCCGATGAAGAAGAAGGGCGCGCGGAACAGCCTGAACTCGAGGCGCTGCGCACGGCGAAACGTGCGCAGGTGCCCCTCACCGATGAGGATGTCGCCGACCTCGAATGGCTTATTGACTGGGGCTCCCGCTACGCCTCGCTGCCCGACACCAAGCTGCAGGCGCTCATCGATCTGATCCGCGCGCAGCTGCTCACGCCAGACGGAACCTGGCTGAACGAGCGCCTCGTCATCTTCACCGAATACGTCTCCACCTTGAACTGGATCCGCGACGTGCTGGAGGCGTTCGAGCTCGGCGGCGACCGGCTCTCAGTGATCGAGGGATCGACAGATGCGGACGAGCGCGAGCTCATCCGAGTGCGCTTCACCGAAGACCCGTCGAAAGACCCGGTACGCATCCTCATCGGGACGGATGCCGCGGGCGAGGGCATCGATTTGCAGACGCACTGTCACCGCCTGGTGAGCTTCGATATCCCGTTCAACCCGAACCGGCTCGAACAGCGTATCGGTCGCATCGACCGATACGGGCAGACCGAACGCCCGCAGATCTACCACCCCGACCCCAGAGACAAGTCATCCGCGGCGTCGAACTACGCGCGCGACACCGACTACCTCGCCAGGGTCGCCCGCAAGATCTCACGCGTGCAGGAGGACCTCGGTTCGGCCGGCGAGATCATCGACCCCGACATCCAACGCGACCTCGGCTACGGCAACATGCCCAGCCGTCCCAAACCGGTGAAGGGCACCACCGAATACGCCATGCAGACCATGCTGCAGGGCGAGCACACTCTGGGCCGTGAACTGACCACCCTTGCCGACCGGCTCGAAGGGTCCCGCGACCGGCTCCATTTGCACGACCGTAACCTGCGCCGCGTTTTGGAGACCGGCCTGCGGGTGTCCGGTCAACCCAGCTTGATCAGCGTTGTCGACGAAAAGGAGCAGGCAGAGCTGCACGCGACGCCATCCGGTCTCGACCGCACCTGGACTCCCGGGCTCGAAGGACTCCGCACGCGCCTGCGGCCAGACGTGGCCCGGCCCATCACCTTCGACGGTGAGGCGGCGAAGAACCGCACCGATATCGTCTACGCCCATCTGGGACATCCGCTCATCCAGCGTGCAGCCCGCGAGCTCCGCGGCCAGATCTGGACCCGCTCCAACCACATCCACGGTGTGAGCGCGGTGGTGGTCGACGGCCTCGAACAGTCTTTCGTCGCCGGTGTCGCCCGCCTGGTTGTCGTCGGCGATGGCGGTACCCGCCTGCATGAGGAGGTGTTCCTCGCCGGAACCCGGCTCAGCCGACGCCAGGAACTCGGTGTCGAGAAGGCTGAAGACCTGCTCGTCAGCGCCCTCGACGCCGAGAAGCTCAGCGCTCCCGCGCCGGCGGTGATCGAAGAGCTCGCCGACCTGTGGAACACCGATGGTGTCGCCGACGGCGGCGTCCGCCAGCGCGTCGCCGATGCGGTCGCTTCCCGAGCGGACAAACTCCGCAGCGGGATTGAGCAAGACCTCGACAAGCGCAAGACTGCCGACCTCGACCGCGTCGACGAGGTGTTCGCCCGATTCCGGGAGATCCTCACCGCGACGCTCGCCAGCGCCGAAGCGCACAAGCGCGAGATCGAGCAGATGCTCTTCCACGAGGAACAGCAACAGCGCGAGAAAGACCTGCAGAACATCCGACGCCGACTCGACGCCCTCGCCGATGAGCAGCGCGACGAGCGAGACGCCGTCGCCCGGCGGTACGCAAACCTGCAACCGCACACCTTCGTCGCCGCCGTGGTATTCGCATTGAGTCCGGCCGACGCCGAGAAACTGGGGGAGCACCGTGGCAACTAA
- a CDS encoding DNA cytosine methyltransferase, translating to MAGLRGCPSMICDTQVMQSNAPILSLFGGIGGFERGFTKAGFTGQIHTYENWEPARSVLSKRFPGAVLHADVQDIPNDMHDAHLVAAGFPCTDLSQAGKQAGLDGTASGLILGVLEKIRVAKPEWVMLENVPNMLRLKQGNAIRVITETLADAGYSWSYRILDAQYFGVAQRRKRVFVLASRNHDPARVLFRDLNEAAPRPMTNPSRRADANGFYWSEGNRGVGWGVGVVPTIKGSTTAGIPTSPAVWLPDAADDHRFRTPSIEALEMLQGFTAGWTKAAPARDRWKLVGNAVAVPVVRWIAEGLKAYDELDLVDLSRHLTGNGGWGWSGALIDGHTATGKLPDALATGPLRREISLSRLLRERGSNALSQKAARGFTTRLQRSNLSYEQNFMRDLVTYSGL from the coding sequence ATGGCGGGTCTGCGCGGGTGCCCCTCGATGATTTGCGATACTCAAGTCATGCAATCCAATGCCCCTATTCTGAGCTTGTTCGGGGGCATCGGAGGCTTCGAGCGTGGGTTCACCAAGGCAGGATTCACCGGCCAAATCCACACCTACGAGAACTGGGAACCGGCGCGTAGCGTCTTGTCGAAACGCTTCCCCGGCGCTGTGCTGCACGCCGATGTTCAAGATATTCCGAACGACATGCACGACGCGCACTTAGTTGCGGCGGGGTTCCCCTGCACCGACCTCTCCCAGGCTGGGAAGCAGGCAGGACTGGATGGCACTGCCTCCGGTCTGATCCTCGGCGTGCTTGAGAAAATCCGCGTCGCCAAGCCCGAATGGGTCATGCTCGAGAACGTGCCCAACATGCTGCGCCTCAAACAAGGCAACGCGATCCGCGTGATCACCGAAACCCTCGCCGACGCCGGCTACTCATGGTCGTACCGGATCTTGGACGCCCAGTACTTCGGTGTTGCGCAGCGGCGAAAGCGCGTATTCGTGCTGGCGAGTCGAAACCACGACCCAGCCAGGGTGCTGTTCCGCGACCTCAATGAAGCGGCACCGCGACCGATGACAAACCCGTCGAGACGAGCCGACGCCAACGGCTTCTACTGGTCCGAAGGCAACCGCGGAGTCGGCTGGGGCGTGGGTGTTGTCCCGACGATCAAGGGATCGACGACGGCAGGCATTCCGACCTCGCCGGCCGTCTGGCTCCCCGATGCGGCGGACGACCATCGGTTCCGGACACCGTCGATCGAGGCGCTTGAGATGCTCCAGGGCTTCACCGCCGGCTGGACGAAGGCCGCTCCCGCGCGGGACCGCTGGAAGCTCGTCGGCAACGCTGTGGCCGTGCCCGTGGTGCGTTGGATTGCCGAGGGGCTCAAGGCCTACGACGAGCTAGACCTGGTCGACCTCTCCAGGCACTTGACTGGCAACGGCGGATGGGGTTGGTCCGGTGCTCTCATCGATGGTCACACGGCGACAGGAAAACTCCCGGACGCGCTGGCCACTGGCCCGCTTCGCCGCGAGATCTCACTGTCCCGCCTCCTGCGCGAACGCGGCTCGAACGCGCTTTCGCAGAAAGCCGCCCGTGGTTTCACAACACGTCTGCAACGCAGCAACCTGAGTTACGAGCAAAACTTCATGCGGGACCTCGTGACCTACTCAGGACTCTGA
- a CDS encoding DNA methyltransferase has protein sequence MATKDPWEWLSLVDIDGPFLSKAALKSVFPTGLARPFNAIDDVNSTFVYEHTRWAKAWTNRNGRTDASDDLGWRDRWVTAVLRDLLQWNDYLVEQPDPTLVASSPDGDVTVQPWAALQTDDKPAALVVVVDPAEDLRRSGTDGWAADAIDRTAALLRATGVTIGLVTDGRWWGIVSAARDVTTASGVFDALIWREERDSRDAFLALAGLVSLAGGAPEKRLPKLFEESVASAEAITEALGDQVRRAVELVLQAMSESHLRAVARGDESPLPPDSKEVYEASVSVLMRVIFLLFAEERGLLPQHQMYRDSYAIAGVRGDLERQAQSDTEEALDHTWETWHRLLAASTAIYSGATFEDTRMPAYGGSLFDPARFSWLRATDAQGQLAVRVSDRVMLQVLRAVQVANVGGESRQLSFRDLDVEQIGYVYEGLLGYSAEYTTDVVVGLHGRSGYEPEIALTDLLAIAKGANGGTDFAKKLIDQLGKIQPNSKPATARQIAKAFETDDEADAADARTRLGYVLLGRTELVDQLAPLHALIRNDLREFPYVVPAGGLVMTESPQRANTGTHYTPRSLAEEVVLHALEPLVFSPGPLDTENRDDWVLKSSTEILNLKVADIAVGSGAFLVAAARYLAARLIEARSKEGLSTAENEDVKRWAIREVVARCLYGADINGMAVEMCKLSLWLVSMDPGKPFSFVDDRVFHGNSLLGVTGERQLRAQHVNPGDSQLVQSKLLQLDVDSDLEKAAKLRWELSSGQVDDADRMRSTRAKRKLLEESRAVTAKLRDVADGIIAAGLLEGGKPGRALEARYDELADALYAAYTPGVIGDRRRLEAILEAGLTPTVDTGEPRWKPLHWVIEAPDVVIDHGGFDAIIGNPPFLGGKKISPAMGDAIRAWFVNCVAGGKAGNADLVAYFLLRAWTLLNRGTGQLGVVATNTAAQGDTREVGLAQMIEGGITIRRSIQSATWPAKSANLEYSAIWSSIPIPAEGVRAVADGIPIPKISSLLEAEGRASGDPIGLRANKRHAFIGSLMNGVGFTVPPEEAIAMIGIDPANADVIRPYLVGADLNSSAEGKPTRWAIDFGTRSEAEASKYEQPFRWLVRNLKPHRESLANKPHLQQMWWQYESPGRALYKATAPLDWVIAITRVSKTVMPLRVPNGYIYGDALVIFAFDDFGVLALLSSTPHQLWSMKYGSAMRNDPRYTPSSVFETLPRPSITTALRSAGESLDRVRIEIMVRRDLGLTSLYNLVNDPSVTSDIDVKRVRQLHVDLDHAVMEAFGWSDVPLDHGFHTYRQMERFTVSPVARVEILDRLLEENHRRAALETQSGGKAATSVPQVGLDPEFVPEGAMF, from the coding sequence GTGGCAACTAAGGATCCGTGGGAGTGGCTGTCTCTCGTCGATATCGATGGACCGTTCCTTTCCAAAGCTGCGTTGAAGTCGGTGTTTCCGACCGGTCTCGCCCGACCGTTCAACGCGATAGACGACGTCAACAGCACCTTCGTCTATGAGCACACGCGGTGGGCCAAGGCTTGGACGAACCGAAATGGTCGAACGGATGCCTCGGACGACCTCGGCTGGCGTGACCGCTGGGTCACCGCGGTGCTGCGCGATTTGCTCCAGTGGAATGACTACCTCGTCGAACAACCCGACCCGACCCTGGTCGCGAGCTCACCCGACGGCGACGTGACCGTGCAGCCGTGGGCCGCTCTGCAGACAGATGACAAGCCTGCCGCTCTCGTCGTGGTGGTCGACCCCGCCGAAGACCTCCGACGCTCCGGCACCGACGGCTGGGCAGCTGACGCAATCGACCGCACAGCCGCCCTGCTCCGCGCCACCGGTGTCACAATCGGCCTCGTCACCGACGGTCGTTGGTGGGGCATCGTCTCCGCGGCCCGCGATGTCACGACCGCGAGTGGAGTGTTCGACGCGCTGATCTGGCGCGAAGAGCGCGACAGCCGCGACGCATTCCTCGCCCTCGCCGGCCTGGTCTCCCTAGCCGGTGGTGCGCCTGAAAAACGCCTGCCGAAACTCTTCGAAGAGAGCGTCGCGAGCGCCGAGGCCATCACCGAAGCCCTCGGCGACCAGGTGCGCCGCGCCGTCGAGCTCGTGCTGCAGGCCATGTCGGAATCGCACCTGCGGGCCGTCGCCCGCGGTGACGAATCGCCGTTACCGCCGGACAGCAAGGAAGTCTACGAGGCCTCGGTCTCTGTGCTGATGCGGGTGATCTTCCTGCTGTTCGCCGAGGAGCGAGGCTTGCTGCCGCAGCACCAGATGTACCGCGATTCCTACGCCATCGCTGGCGTGCGCGGCGACCTGGAGCGCCAGGCGCAAAGCGACACTGAAGAAGCCCTCGACCACACCTGGGAGACCTGGCACCGCCTGCTCGCCGCGAGCACTGCCATCTATTCGGGCGCTACCTTCGAAGACACCCGCATGCCCGCCTACGGCGGATCCCTCTTCGACCCCGCCCGGTTCTCCTGGCTTCGCGCGACTGACGCACAGGGACAGCTAGCCGTGCGGGTCTCCGACCGTGTCATGCTCCAGGTACTCCGGGCCGTGCAGGTTGCCAATGTCGGCGGCGAATCACGCCAGCTGTCGTTTCGAGACCTCGACGTCGAGCAGATTGGCTACGTCTATGAAGGTCTGCTCGGCTACTCCGCCGAGTACACCACCGATGTCGTCGTGGGTTTGCATGGTAGGAGCGGCTACGAACCCGAGATCGCGCTAACCGACCTGCTGGCGATCGCGAAAGGTGCAAACGGCGGCACCGATTTTGCGAAGAAGCTCATCGACCAGCTCGGCAAAATCCAGCCCAACTCGAAGCCCGCGACGGCACGGCAGATCGCGAAGGCGTTCGAAACGGATGACGAAGCGGATGCCGCGGACGCCCGCACCCGCCTTGGGTACGTTCTGCTGGGCCGCACCGAGCTCGTCGATCAGCTCGCGCCGCTGCACGCGCTGATCCGCAACGACCTGCGCGAGTTCCCCTACGTCGTGCCTGCTGGCGGATTAGTGATGACGGAGTCCCCGCAGCGCGCGAACACCGGCACCCACTACACCCCGCGCTCGCTCGCCGAGGAAGTCGTGCTGCACGCGCTCGAACCGCTTGTATTCTCGCCCGGTCCCCTAGACACCGAGAACAGGGACGACTGGGTGCTGAAAAGCTCCACGGAGATTCTTAACCTCAAGGTCGCGGATATCGCGGTTGGGTCTGGAGCATTTCTTGTTGCCGCCGCCCGATACCTCGCTGCGCGCCTCATCGAGGCTCGCTCTAAGGAAGGCCTAAGTACGGCAGAGAACGAGGACGTCAAGCGGTGGGCGATCCGTGAGGTGGTCGCTCGTTGCCTGTACGGCGCCGACATCAACGGCATGGCCGTTGAGATGTGCAAGCTGTCGTTGTGGCTCGTCTCCATGGACCCCGGAAAGCCGTTCTCCTTCGTCGACGACCGCGTCTTCCACGGCAACTCGCTGCTTGGCGTAACCGGTGAACGCCAGCTCCGCGCGCAACACGTCAACCCCGGAGACAGCCAGCTCGTTCAGTCGAAGCTGCTGCAACTCGACGTCGACAGCGACCTTGAAAAGGCCGCCAAGCTGCGCTGGGAGCTTTCCAGCGGCCAGGTCGACGACGCCGACCGAATGCGTTCCACGCGTGCGAAGCGCAAGCTCCTGGAAGAGTCACGGGCCGTCACTGCCAAACTCCGCGATGTTGCCGACGGCATCATTGCGGCGGGATTGCTTGAAGGCGGCAAGCCTGGGCGCGCGCTCGAAGCTCGGTACGACGAACTTGCCGATGCGCTCTATGCGGCGTACACGCCTGGAGTAATCGGCGACCGCCGGAGGCTTGAAGCGATTCTCGAAGCTGGACTAACGCCGACGGTCGATACTGGGGAACCGCGTTGGAAGCCGTTGCATTGGGTGATCGAAGCACCGGATGTAGTGATCGACCACGGGGGATTCGACGCCATCATTGGAAATCCTCCCTTTCTCGGCGGAAAGAAGATTAGTCCTGCCATGGGCGACGCCATTCGGGCTTGGTTCGTCAACTGCGTCGCTGGGGGAAAGGCGGGAAACGCTGACCTTGTCGCCTACTTCCTTTTGCGCGCCTGGACGCTGTTGAACAGAGGCACCGGGCAGCTCGGGGTGGTTGCCACGAACACTGCTGCTCAAGGGGATACCCGTGAGGTTGGGCTTGCACAGATGATCGAGGGAGGCATCACCATTCGGCGTAGCATCCAGAGCGCGACCTGGCCTGCCAAGAGTGCAAACTTGGAGTATTCGGCCATCTGGTCCTCCATCCCCATACCGGCTGAAGGCGTGCGTGCAGTTGCCGACGGCATTCCTATCCCCAAGATTTCGTCGCTGTTGGAGGCTGAGGGGCGAGCATCGGGCGATCCGATAGGCCTTCGCGCAAATAAGCGACATGCCTTTATCGGATCGTTGATGAACGGTGTTGGGTTCACTGTTCCTCCGGAAGAGGCCATCGCAATGATTGGCATCGATCCTGCGAACGCTGACGTCATCAGACCGTATTTGGTTGGCGCTGATCTCAATAGCAGCGCGGAAGGCAAACCCACTCGTTGGGCGATCGACTTCGGAACGCGCAGCGAGGCGGAAGCGAGCAAGTACGAACAGCCGTTCCGTTGGCTCGTCAGAAACCTGAAACCCCATCGTGAATCGCTTGCCAACAAGCCCCATTTACAGCAGATGTGGTGGCAGTACGAGAGTCCGGGTCGCGCACTATACAAAGCAACCGCCCCGTTAGATTGGGTGATCGCGATCACACGAGTAAGCAAAACTGTCATGCCGCTTCGAGTGCCAAACGGCTATATCTATGGTGACGCTCTAGTGATCTTCGCCTTCGACGATTTTGGCGTGCTCGCGCTGCTCTCTTCGACTCCGCATCAACTGTGGTCGATGAAGTACGGGTCAGCGATGAGGAACGACCCGCGTTACACGCCCTCAAGCGTGTTCGAGACGCTGCCACGGCCATCGATTACAACAGCTCTTCGTTCCGCGGGCGAATCCCTCGATCGAGTACGTATTGAAATTATGGTTCGGAGAGATCTTGGCCTGACATCGCTCTACAACTTGGTGAACGACCCGAGCGTGACCAGCGATATCGATGTGAAGCGTGTGCGACAACTTCATGTCGATCTCGATCATGCAGTGATGGAAGCTTTCGGTTGGAGCGATGTCCCGCTCGATCACGGCTTCCACACGTACCGGCAGATGGAGCGGTTCACGGTGAGCCCCGTCGCCCGGGTAGAGATCCTCGACCGGCTGCTTGAGGAGAACCATCGCCGTGCGGCTCTTGAGACGCAGAGCGGCGGCAAGGCCGCCACCTCCGTTCCGCAGGTCGGTCTCGACCCTGAGTTTGTCCCCGAAGGAGCGATGTTTTAG